ATTATTCTGAAAGCGATGGGCATTCCGTCTTCCATGTTCACCGTGATCTTCGCCATGGCCCGTACCGTAGGCTGGATTGCGCACTGGAACGAAATGCACAGCGAAGGCATGAAAATCGCCCGTCCTCGTCAGCTGTACACCGGCTACGAGCAGCGTGATTTTAAGTCTGATATTAAGCGCTAACAGGAGTTGGGTGCGGCCTGATGCCCTCACCCCGGCCCTCTCCCACAGGGAGAGGGTGAACACCTTAAAAACGGTAACCCCTGAGTTACCGTTTTACTTTTATTTCTGGCAGTGCGGGCACCAGTAAAAGGGTCTCGAAGAGAGCATAATCCTGTCAATAATCCCGCCGCATCGCTCGCACTTTTTCCCCGCCCGATGAAACACCTTGAACCGGAACAGCGCCCCGTGATGCGTGTTCTCATCCACCACGCCGCGCGTGTTGTACGACAGCCGCGGAATATCCAGCAGCGCGTGGGATAACGCCTCCAGCTGTTCATCGCTCAGCTGAGACGCTTTATGCTGCGGCGCCAGCCCGACTTCCCATAAGATTTCAACCCGCAAATAGTTGCCTAAACCAGCCAGGAAAGCCTGATCGAGCAATAACCCGGAAAACTGCCGGTTGCGGAATTTAGGGGATAGCAGCCGGGCCTTCACGTCGCTTGCCGTCAGGCGCATGTCCAGCACGTCCGGCCCGACCCGATGCAGGAACGGGTGCGTCAGCAGCTGCTCCGGCGTTAACATTTCGATATCCGACGCGCTATAGAGCAGGATCGCTTTATCCGCCGTTTGCAGCCTGACGCGCAGCACGCGGGTGGTTTGCGGCAGCTCGTCCGCCTCCACCACGCGCCAGACGCCGTAAAGCTGGTTATGGCTATATAACGTCAGGTTATGTGAAAAGTGCGTGAGCAAGGCCTTGCCGCGCGTTTCAATATGGGTCACCGTCTGGCCCACCAGCTGTGATTCAAACGGTTTCAGTTGAGGAAAAGCAAACCAGACATCCGTCAGGGGTTTGCCCTTTATCGCCGCCTCCAGGCTATCCGCCGCGCGGCGGATCTCCGGACCTTCAGGCATTTTTGTGTCCTTATCGTCATTATTCGGCGCTGACGAGGATACCCTCTTCAGAAAACGCTGCCCGCAAGCGGCGTGCGAACTGGAGCGCATGCTCGCCGTCGCCGTGTAAACATACCGTATCGGCCTGAACGTTTGCCGCTGTTCCATCCACGGCGGTCACCCGCCCGGCGCGCACCATCTCCAGCGTCTGCGC
This region of Enterobacter asburiae genomic DNA includes:
- the nei gene encoding endonuclease VIII; this translates as MPEGPEIRRAADSLEAAIKGKPLTDVWFAFPQLKPFESQLVGQTVTHIETRGKALLTHFSHNLTLYSHNQLYGVWRVVEADELPQTTRVLRVRLQTADKAILLYSASDIEMLTPEQLLTHPFLHRVGPDVLDMRLTASDVKARLLSPKFRNRQFSGLLLDQAFLAGLGNYLRVEILWEVGLAPQHKASQLSDEQLEALSHALLDIPRLSYNTRGVVDENTHHGALFRFKVFHRAGKKCERCGGIIDRIMLSSRPFYWCPHCQK